The region TTTTTCGGTTTCCGTCGTTTTCGGTTCTAAGGTGTAGTCATTCCCTGTATCACTGATAGCAGTCCTGGAACCAGTCACCCACTCCGCGAGCACAACCAATTGTATTGCGTGACTTACAAACAGCTGCGTGCAATTCCGATGTAAAGCAACGACATTCTTTTATCGCCATCAGGTGTAATATCTGATAATAATTTCACATACAACATTCAAAGcaatgtttaaaaaatgtcTGAGCAGTCGAATAAGATCCAGTCGTAATGAAAAGCCCCGAAAGTTGATCTAAGAATGGTATTTCGTCCTGTGATTACGTGGACAGTTGACGCGGTGAACATTTCCACATTACAAGACAAAGATCAAGCGACTCAAGAATCAAGCTAAAAATGGCCTTTGGTTTCGTCTTTTACAACAGATTTTAAGGCAAGAACATTTCAAAACAGTTTTCTATCTGCTTATTTTAACGTAATGTGGGTTTAGACAAGTGAAGGGATTAAATTGTATGTGCGCCTCGCAACTTCGAAGTTGACCGCGGAAGGTCAAATATCTGCATTTTTGACGGATTTTGTAAAGCTGTCGCGTCGCTGTTTATCATTTgcccaaaaaaattttttcaaatatctgtAGACCATGCTTCTAACATTCAACCACCAGCACCTTAATCGATTTGAAGCTTTCGCACATGGTGAAAATTATGTTTTTTCACACATTACTTTTACTGAAGTAAATTGTATGCCTTCGacatgtaatttttttgtataCAAAGAACAGTGCAGTATCTTcccaaataattttaacaCTAATTTagaagttttaaaagaaagctGTGATGTTTTAAAGACGGTACAGTAATCTTTGTTTGCACGCGAGGCTTCCAAACCCATGTCATAATTGAGCGCCTCAAGTGACTATTTTAACGGATTTTGGTTATTTGCATTTATCTCTAAAATAAACGGATATTTCACCGAAAAAACTATACAGTGATTTTAGTTATACCCTAGCCTTTCTAACAttaaaatatgaaagaaatcaaattttcCACCCTTGCCGCGATATGTTTGATTTTTACAGACAGGCTCTCTTAAGAGTCAAAATGGgggaacaaaagaaaatcgtTTATTCATCAtaatgcaccagtcatttgaaactcCCGCACCCCCCTATTCTGGCCTTGGCGGGGGACTGCGGGGACTTGCACCTCATATACACTTTATTTTGGTTTCCCTGTAGGCGGGGAATTCGCTCGAAGTCACGGTCAAGTATCAATGAAACTACTTCTAcaataaagatattttgacATACTCATTGGGCATTGAGGATCTTTTGCAAGTTATTTGCTGGCCGCCCAAagatcaatttgtttgtttcatggCTGCCAACAGTGTCTTTTAACAGGTGTGTTGcatttggcaataataagttgttttacaaaggGAGTACTATGTGTTGAACAGTACGGGCGGAAAATGCCCCACTCATTTTTATCCCAGGGAACCGAGGACTTCACTCACTTTCACTTGCATAAAAAGTGAATGCCCCGCTCAAGCTCGAATTGGGGGGTgcgggggtttcaaatgactggtgcataaCCTGTTGGAAGAACAGCGGCGACGCAATCTCTTCAATTGTAAATGCTTTCTAGCCATTTAATCCTTGCGCTTGCTTCAGTCTTAGATTGGGATTAAAATAGATTGGAATTGGCCCATTGCACTTGAACTTCAGTTTCAGTTTGGTTTGTGACGGGTAAATCAAATGTGGTTTAGCGTTGCCTGTACCCTTCTCTCTTATCTGTACTCTTATCTTATGGCGTACGATCCCCGCCAAAAATTCATTGATTGAATTTTAATTGcatcatttaaatttaaaacctCGGTACTTGAATTGTATAGCCGAATTTAAAATCTTACACCCTTCCTTCAGATTTCGCATCATTGGAAAACGTTTTTCCACTCGTCTTTCAGCTTTTAAACTCAActcttttatttgaaattgcTCGCCATGTATTTTCAACGCGCTTCATCAAATTACAAAGTAGAACCATGCAATTTTCATTTCGACGTTTTATAagatagagggcaaaattactgaatgctgattggtcaacgaagagagtatttttttcttaattttgcctcgtgaagagggcaaaattactcgctcacgattAGTCCATAGGCTGCCTAGCAACAGTATATTCAATTTCTGTCACAATGGGCGTTTTTGTGCTTACGGGCTAAGCCGTTATGCACTATGTCATCGGGGCtgtctgagtgagtgagtgagtgagtgattGGGTGAATGAGTGAGTGAGTAAATGTAAGAGCGTGTCTGTGGCTCAGTGGCTCAGCACAGGGATCTTGCACGGGAGGCCGGCGTTCGATATCACGGCCGGAGACCGGCTGGACGTTTCAAGAGTAATTGGGAAGTAAGTGCTGCGTTTGTCACTACTCGTGcgaatggttagactttcttttttttaatggttttttaaggactataaacctaaggtcccgtctcacaattctttCGAATCTcaactctgtgggacgttaaagaacccacacgctattcgtaaagagaaggcacggagttcccggtgttgtggtttgtCCTTCACCCAAATAAAAACGTCaaggtgttttttctttctttcaagaagGGCAATGGTAATTCTGAAGGTTTGATAcgtttgtcaaataatttgcATCGCAGGCgatgtacaaagacaaaacaaattatgagcACGTGACTTGATAGCATCTGGTAGCTTCATTCGCGTGAGCATTGTTAATGACACCTTACCTCCCGATTTTTCCGTGAAATTTTTATGGCTTGGATGAAAATCACCCCATTTTTTCCcggaaaattattaaaaagtaattttgtgaCCTTTCTGGTGTTAGTTGGTCTAGATTTTAGTTAGCTACCAAAATAAGattatcaaatttcaagttcttttaccatctcagcaactttcagtctacaaagaattttcatctaaaatgaagtttacttCTACCCGTCAGGATTTTGTAAACTTTGCCCCGCTTACGAGGGATTGCAACTTAAATAACTCTCTCTCAATCAGTAAACTACTACGTGTTTAATCAACCTCTCGAGTTTGTTTTACAACCGGTGTGTAAAAAACTCTATCAAAAAAACGCAATCCTAGACTTATATATTCATGTGTCGCATAATCTTATGTCTTATTGGTCGCTGAGAATCATCGAAAGTTCATTCAAGGTTACATCAATTAATGGTGCTAATTAAGAAATGAAACTTGGCCTAATCGAATTACGGAGTCTCCGACAAggaatttatattttgaatttctgcaaaatttctATATTAATTAAACATCTCAATCTCGAGATGCTGGGCAAATATAGCACTATATCAAACAGAAGACCAGCCACTACACTACCCACATCTTCGCAATGCGTACCTATTTTTCTCCTTGGCTTATCATGAGTTATCAAAACCGAGGTCTGTGTTGTCTgcctcagccttcggcttcggcaGATAACACACACAGGAGggtttgataattcatgatatcatgcgAAAAccgaattcaataattgttttattatacatttttcacataattCATCCTCAGAAACATAAGCGAAGCGTTCAGCCATTTCTGAAGAGAACACTTTAAGGGGCTTAGTAACCAGGCAGAcgttgaacttgacatgataaatttAATATCccgcagcgggagtccgatttgttcatcacgagtatgattataaacaattattggatgaggtttttgtgatatccggAATAATCAAGGTCTCGGTAAGTGTTATCAGCCTCGACCTTCGGCTTCGGCTGATAACATTTACCTCGACCTTGATTATTCCGGATATCACAAACACCGaatctaataattgttttattatacattgttttgaagaaaataacgacAAACGCATTATCGCAGCGATcacagtttattttcaaacacttaaaaatgtaCAACGAATCCAGAAGCCATTCTTACTTCGCTGTCTGCGAACTTGACTTTGCTGTCCGTGCTCTTGACATTGCTCTTGGAAATCATGCATTGCGCGTGCAACCTACAGATTATTCACTAATCTGTAGGTACAGATTAGTGAATAATCTGTAGGTTGCGCTGTTTCCCAGAATTAACTGTAGGCttttagccaatgagaagacAGATGGTGACTACAATGTATAAtaacagaccgaattggacgacacgaagtcctattaacaattaatcataaaaattacaatttccgataaaagaaaaatagccaactgTGACAACaggaaaatttacattaaaaaactgacaaaggatgcataaattcAGGAGtctgtacactgtttctatggtgattgaaaccaagcttgtgattggttgatttaaactacaactttgaatgtgattggctttttgaactgtccgataacaaactgtccgataacaaattGTCCGATAACAACCTGACAGgagaattagtgggaaataggagtttttgaaaccaatcacaattgaggaaattgtaatttttatgattataatCCTTAATATTACAAgcccccatgcgattacctatacaaatcgTGAGCCTcaaaattaaaagttaaacTTTACACCTTTTCTATGCAGGATTTACGTCATATCCTGCGGGTATTTCTTGTGGGTGTTTAGCTGTTCACACCCTCACTAGGACGTGCTTTTAGTTCCCTTTCGacatcttgttagaatccctaatgaagtctgtttgatgagacgaaaccggtcggataataatcaaagttaacaagatcagttgctgtgtgccgctcactagtctcCAGTTTAAAAAAGATCATTATCAGCATCTGTCCAATTGTCACCCATGACCAACTCCCAGACAGATGGTTTTGATCAACAATCACTGAAGCGTGAACggaaattaatttgaaattcGCATAAGATAAGAACTTAGCGTGTCAAAATCTCAATGTACAACGTGCGCTTTTGGGGACACATTGGAAAACGTTTTTCCACTCGTCTTTCAGCTTTTAAACTCAACTCTTTTATTTGACATTGCTCGCCATGTATTTTCAACGCGCTTCATCAAATTACACGGTAGAACCATGCAATTTTCAACCCGACGCTGTGAATAAAGCTACACGGGACAAATTTTCCTACATTGCTGTTTTTTATAACCTTACATGCCTGTGCCATGACCCGGCGCATTTTCCCACTTGCCGAGTCATGTTTCAAATATGACTCGGCAAGTGGCAAAATACATCGGCAATACGGgtgaattaaaatattttaaaatatatacagGATGGATTAAAATCTACATCTGTCAAGTtcatagattccatgttgccgtgcgtctgttcagaattgtcaaaatgtggtaagaacaaaaaggtagcacacgaggcgcagccgactgtgtcactgatgttcttaccacattttgacgtcctctgtgatctattaccgaacagacgcacggcaacatggaatctatttgttttatatgataaaaaaattaaaatatacggaaaaaaatgccttttaatttcaaatttcgccactttgacagaaacgaaaatagcactggcgtgatcttatgtctatacaaaatgatgcgaactgattggttgctatgcttagcaaagaattgtgattggtttaaattcaaaattcaaaaaattcaaaaaaaaaacttgaatcgagcgctgtcgtcatctatgcgtctgtcctctaatagatcataggcgagaaccaatcagaatgcgagaataacttgggttaaggtggatttccactgtcgcgtaatttttacgtgcgtgcGGACGTAAACTtcaactggctttacgtgcgtaaattaaaatagaggtcatgtatgaaaagccgcgcgtaagaggttcaacttttacgtttacgcgcggcttttcattttcattttctattttaatttacgcacgtaaagccagttaaagtttacgtccgtacgcacgtaaaaattacgcgacagtggaaatccacctttattACATAAACAATGAACGATTCTCACAAATTTCTATATTTCGTTTTGCTCGCGGAATTCGAGAAATTTGTGAGAATCGTTCATTCTTCACGAAGATATGACTTCAACTGTTCACTTACTATTTAAgtataattatgataattttgcGGAAATTCATTCACATTGCATTTCCAATGTGCAACGATGCAAGAAACCCTTGAACAGGACTGGAACTACGTGACccattagccaatcagattgcaaaATTAGAAAACTggtaattttgaattttttggtagTTGGGTAAGCTACATGTGTAGCATTTGTTTATTAACGATGAGTCAGTCGGTAGGTACTGAGGGCAACTGTTCATGTCCTAGGGAAACAAGCACAAGTCCTGTCAGACTTTTTGGGAGAAATGAATCAACGTTAAGGTTTCCTGAAAATCGTCGTTCTGAAGGTTACGACGAGTATTTCGATCCTCctttagaaaacaaatatgAATGCCCTATCTGTCTTTTGGGTCTTCGCGAACCAGTGcaaacaccttgtggtcacaGATTTTGTCGAGGTTGCATTTTGCGCTCAATAAGGTGAGGTGGAACCATCCACGTCTAATTTCAGTCGATGAGTGATGGTAGCCGTTTCTTGGTTTGCTAATATGGCAAAAGCTTAGCAATTGAGGGCCAACCTGAGCTTCAGGTGATTTTGTAGAAacattctttttcttcaaatgtccatttttttttggtagaaCACATCGCAGGCTGGGAATAACGCCCCTATACCTGACCAATTTGTATTTTCTAGAACATTTGTGACTGGACAGGTTTCTGGTCCTCTCGTATTGGTATCCTTCTCTGTTCCACTTTTGTGTGGGTTCTCTCTTTTTGAAGTACAGGGTTTGAAATGGGctttatgtttattttctaTAAATGTGGAAACCAGGAAATAAGAGCATATTTTCCGTATTTCACCCACCTCATTAAAGACATAAAAAACCATATTTAGGTTAAAACTTTGAGCAAAATTGATAATTCATATTCATATTCATATATTATCATTTATCTATATTCATtgaaaactggatcattggataatgcaattcaagacattttattggcttagctattatggtatatgagccaaatATCATAACTGCAAATATGGTTAGCGTatgcgtcagcttaaatttaaaattatgcatccacttaaatttaaaattactcATTAGCTTAAAATTAAAGAGAGCTAAAAAATGGTAAGCATAGCCATTCTGGAATGTGAGccaatataaaataataacgtcgagaagatttgtctaatatcgttggggcgtttttaataaaacaattatttcactcgcgcttgttggatataaGATGATTATGGCCAACTCGGCCCTACGcacctcgttggctatctatcatctcatatccaacacatgcttgtggaataattattgttaaataatataatatatatatatataatttatatatatatataaccagATAATGAGTTGAAACCCGCATTGGCTATTAGACAGTGCTCAATAGTTAGACTAGAGCAAtagataataatataattgaaGAGCTGGATTATTTAGCCCAAGACATTTAATcgctactcagagtttcatgCTTTGTTGGAAGCAATCATCAGGTGACTGCTACAAAAACGGTTACAATCTGAGATACCATATGAAAAATTGAGAACAATACATATTGAGTGTTGCGCGTGGCGCGTCAAGCGTGATGCTACAGTTAATTAGGTAATGATATTTCTCAACAAAAATTTCCTAGAATGTCTGCAGCACGATATAAGCTCATTTCGATTGTTTAAAgatgacattttgttttgtttacctTTGTGTGATTGGTAACAGAAAGTGTTGTCCCAACGGTccttaatttaaattttgaattttaccgTTAAAACGACTGTTTATACATATGGTTCAATATTCATTGAACCATTTAATGCTCAATGCATAATCAATATTCAATGAACCTTTGTGTTCAATAAACTATTCAATGTTCAATAGACTATTTGATGAGCAATTCGATAATGTTCCATGCATATTCAATATTCAACAAATCATTCAATGTTCAATAGGTGATTTTAGGTTTCAACACTCCTGCGTATGAGGTGAGTAGTCCTCAGAACAATGAGGACGACAAGGCGCATTTGCTGTCTTCATTAATTAAGAAAAGTAAGTAAATAAGAAAAGCGTGAAGTAagtgaagaaaaaagtatttgtGAAATGTTGGATTTTAATTGATGGCCACAAAAGTACTCTCTTCCCAAGGCATTTGCTACTACTTTCTGCGCCATCATGCCACATGGATACGCGAGTGTATGTGTTATTCTTTGAACTTTTACCAGTGCTCTGTTTGTGTCGCTTCAACGAACTACTGGTCAGCGTGCAGTGATCCAATTAACAACTCAGTATGTTGGAATGACCTATCAGATATTGCCACCACAAAAAGGGAAGCTTTTTGCATAAATGAATTCTAGGAAATCAAAAGCTAACCAGCAAGAAAAAATAcagaacacttattttctctACAATATTGGATCACATGTAATAAATCAGCCACTTTTGGGcacaaatgacaaaaaaaacaaaatgtcagttagggtGTTTTTGCCCTTAGGCCTTCAAATGGTTCATTGAATATTGAATCAAGCATTGAATGTTGGATATGCACTGTATATTGATTGAatcattgaattgaattaaGATTTGTGTATCAAAATAAGTAGGAAATCAGTGTTGAATATTGCTAAAAATTGTATGCAGTTTGCCATGGTCAACAGAAAATTTCActtgtcattttattatttattattataaagcAAGGAATGACCACACTCATAACTATAAGGCAATGTTATAAGACACTTATTTAAAGCATTTACAAACTGAAAAGTTTGGCCAAACACTTTGGTTACAAGGCACATCcaaaaatacaacaaacagaacatcaacaaaattaaGACAGAAGGAAGCAAAAGAATAGTTATATCTTAAATAAGCACAGTCATCCCTCCtcagaaaatgaagaaaagaaacatgaataattgagttacaattattattagcgATGTACACATGTAATATTACATTTACCTTAGAATTATAATGCTGCGCAAGTGTGGCAAGATACTCCTGCATACCTTTCTGACGATATTGAATCTATACAAAGAAGATATGTTTAAGAATAATATTTCCAATCTTTGATTATCAACAATCCCTAGCTCAAGCAAATTTGACATTGTTAGTAGATTGCAGGATATTTATGTAAAGTTTGATGGCAGATAGGAATGAGAGCCACCTATAGCTTTCTTAGCTCTGCAAGTTATGTTAAAATCTAGCCCATACTGTATCAGTCACAATCAGGAAATACTAAACTCAATGCAACAATGAAAAGGAtaaagagagcaaattttggGTTCCTGTgattccaataattattattattgttataatggTTGTAAAAAGACTTGATTATTAGTATCTGATTTTGTAAATTGCACTGTTTATTCAGTTTTTAACTGCCAAAAGTGTTGATAAACTATTATTTGTATAGTATTCAACAAATACTGTAACGTGAACATCGGATGATTATTCCAAAACTTTCTATCTATAATTTTCTAACAAATCATCTACCTCAAGTTCAATAAGTGGGAGTGGGTTTTTAGAGAAATCTTAAATTCACCCCTGAATGTCATGGGTAGCTTGTGTGTGATTCCTTTAGTTTCCACTTCCAGTAACAGAGGTTATTGAAGAACTCCTAGCTAGATGCAATGttgatgttgctgttattCCAGGCAGATAGACTTGTTGAATTTGTGGAAACTTGATGTAACCATGTGAGTGTCACTTGATCCAGCAAGAAGATAACAGAACCATGTCATTGtgtatgaatgaaaatgattcaatttaaattaaaaatgcttttcactgttttcatttccatttttgtattcaataaatttttaaaaataatgttttgttGAGAAAATGACTGTTAACCATCACAAGAAACAGTTTCACAATTTGTTAAGTGCGGCTTTAGGAGCAAAATGTTTACAAACTATTGGAATCATTGAGtttcacaataattttttcactACATCTTACTTATACAGTAACACTTTTGCCTTATTATTAAATCTCTTTGGAAGGAAAGTTTCAAAATCtgtttttggtttggtttATGTCCCATTCATTGAGCTctcaattttcattcaatcCTCAGGGATGCTGGTCCCAAGTGTCCAGTCGATAATGAACATCTGGATGAGTGGCaggtgattattattattattattattattattattattattattattattattattattattattatttttcagtccaaattatttttaaatagttttttttttttttttttgaggctttttatgattgttattagtagtgtttttagatagtcatttttcaacaattctttttatacacaagaagaatgtacatagggtataatattttaatatatttttttaatgtttaaaaaaaaaaaaaaaaaaaaaacattattattattattattattattattattattattattattattatttgtgctATGTATCAGTGTAAATTAGACACTCtgacttttttgtttcaagcaatctgattggttcactacCTTGGAGTAGGGGTAATTTAGCACTATTCACTCCCTGAGGAGTTGATTATTTTTATGGGTGATGGCCAGAGAAAACTTGTATTTCAAGATGTTgattaaattgaatttgaattgttttcttctaCAAAGGCTGAGATTGATTGTCTCTGAGGTCACTTTCTGAGTATACACTaaccaaattattttattcttttcaatctcggggaatagtggcagaatatttaccttgatttaaaaaagaaaaaacagttattattgttaattgtaGGACCATATTGACAACTTGTTTGGAGGATTTTTGTATGTTCTTTGAGTATAATTGTTATTCTTTTAATCTTGTTGCAATCTTAGCTCAATCCGGACAACTTTGCCAGGCGGGAAATGCTAAATCACCCTGTTTTTTGCAGATTGAAGAAACTGTATGAGTGCCCATGGAAAGGGCCTCTAAGCAAGCTTGAGGTATGCTAACAGTATGGCCTTAGAGCTGGGAAGCTATTTTGTTCAAAAGTTGGTTCGAATTAAGTTGCAATCCCTCATTTTAGAAAACCGGTAATCTAGAGAAAAAAATCTCTAATGACAGTTTTTGGATATTTAAGTGACAACATTGATAAGGAATCTTACTcattgttctttttgtttcttcaatgAAGAGAGGTTTGGCTTTGAAGTTCTTCAGTAGTCACTGTAACGGCAAACTTTTGCTTTCCATAAAACCTTCAAAGTTGAATATCTCCTGTTCAGTGATGTCCTTCTCATTCATGTTTGAGCAACCTCCTGCAGATTAGAGATACAACACtttccttaatttttattattatcaatgaaGGAGTAAAATATTATaactattttttgtttttcatggtaAAAGTGCAAATCATTAAAGCCATGAGATTAGTGAGAAATCATAGTATCTGTACAATCTGAGATGGTGGTGGGGTCATCTGAACTGAAAACTTCAAAAGTTGACCTCCATGACATAAAAACTGTTTAGAAaggttttgaagaaaattaattagACTAGATTTGGAAATGAATCTGCACAAATttaagcaaagaaacaaaaggacATCAAGACTGTAGAACTAGATTTGATGAAGATGACTTACAGCTCTggaaggctttttttttatctggcgatgataatttaacaataattattggttcatgAGTAGCATGTGTCTGTCAAACTTTAATTGTACCCAAGAGATTGCTAAGCACAAGAGAAGCATAAAAGTGGCTCAAGGTGATACTTGAGTGCGACTCTAGCTTTTCCAGTGCTTAGCCACTTCACAAGTGCATCCATAATGTGATGGAGACATGCCAAACATGAATcagtaattattgttctatAACATTGATACTATTTTATCGTTTCTCCAAACCagttgaaagcttacagacatgcatttGAGTGCAGGCTTCATTTTATCATCAGCATGTGTCCATAAGACTACTGAGCATGCTGATGATGTAAGCAAATAGATTGGGTGAAATTGGGTGACATTGCTGGCTGATATGAGAGTTTGTGTAGATTTATTTTGAGAAAGATTCAGTTGTTGAGAAATTGCTCTTCCTTTCTTAGGATCACTTAAAGGAGTGTGATTTTGTTGATGTGTCTTGCCCTAAGAATTGCGATAAGGAATTCCAAAggaaagatttgaaaaagcATTTGGAGGATGACTGTCCAAATAGGACAATCCCCTGCACTTTCTGTGCTGAAGAGGTTTTGTGGAATAGCATGGAggtttgttgcagcactcaATTTACTGTCCTTTGGGTTGAAAAGGTCTTCAGTTAACTCTTCTTTGACATGCATGTAGCAGTTGCTTCAAATATACCTTATTAGGTGAAGAAAATGGTCTTTGTGAAACTCGGATATTGGAATTATTGTGGAAatcaaataatattatgttcATAAGCAAAGATGAACAGAATCAAGGAAACCTCTTTATGCAGTTGCAAGGAAGggtggaaaaaataatgacagaTTTTTGAATGAGAGTTGAACCCGTGGCTGTCTTTTTTTCTGCACTCTGCTCTAAAAATGAGCTTTGATGCCATCAAGGAGCTGCACTTTTCTGTATTCCCTGAGAAGTCGAAGTACAAAGAAGTGTATCTTTTGAGAGACACCAGTGATCAGTGGTTGGTGTCCAAGTACACAATAGCTATTATTGTAAGTGCACCACATCTCCAGCAggtgattttcaaaactgGTGCCTGACAAGAGGCTGACATTAAAATCAATGGTATGAACAGCTTAGAAATGCTATCAGAAGGAAAAGACTGTCACAAATTATAGCTGAAGTGATCTATTATGCGGTTTTTTCTCACAGAATTCACATCTTCACACAACACTAACAAATTCACATCTCCACATAACACTAAGCCTAAAATCCCTTAAACCCTAACCATTATCAGAAATTTTGGCAGCCAGCCTTGCAGTCTGTCAATATCCCTTTTTCCTCTTACTCAAAATCTTGCTGAAATTCCAGGACTTGTGTCAGAACATTTAGTATAGTTACACTGTATCTGCATAAAATTTATCAttagaaaaatattatttgcgCAGAATCATTTCCGAGATTGCCCTCAATATCCTTTGTGTTGTGAGAAGTGCGGAAAAGATAACATTCCAAGAAATGAGGTTAGTTCAGTTTTGCTGGAAAGGCGGCATACTCTGAGTGAGTTACATCTGTCTGGACCACATGGAACGGTGCTTTTTGCATGCACTGATTGGCTAGCTTGTTGGAGAAAAGGTCAAGTCCTTCATTATCTTCTGgtgcagcaaaaaaaattaggagCTTAGTGGTCTTGGTtatgtcattattattgttattgttgatattattattattgtgattattattattaataaatgaa is a window of Acropora palmata chromosome 11, jaAcrPala1.3, whole genome shotgun sequence DNA encoding:
- the LOC141897684 gene encoding TNF receptor-associated factor 6-like; the encoded protein is MSQSVGTEGNCSCPRETSTSPVRLFGRNESTLRFPENRRSEGYDEYFDPPLENKYECPICLLGLREPVQTPCGHRFCRGCILRSIRDAGPKCPVDNEHLDEWQLNPDNFARREMLNHPVFCRLKKLYECPWKGPLSKLEVC